In one window of Gossypium hirsutum isolate 1008001.06 chromosome A01, Gossypium_hirsutum_v2.1, whole genome shotgun sequence DNA:
- the LOC121203764 gene encoding G-type lectin S-receptor-like serine/threonine-protein kinase At1g11330: protein MGKTISCSVLLSLMSCFYLLFATALDTITPSKSIKDPEFIISRNGTFRLGFFSLANSSNRYVGILYHQIPVQTVVWVANRNRPLNDSSGILNISDDGNLVVLNGKTEILWSSNVTNTAPNATTAQLSDFGNLVLSNGDDAGSSLWESFQHPRNAFIETMEISTDVKKGRKVEIKSWRSHDDPSDGNFSFGIEPFNIPEFVIWNNNQLYFRSGPWNGNMFIGLILPTVAFSWFSVVSDNQQQKFYIGYEDSNHNMLTYCELDSQGKFNERRWDAGKGNWIKSYSIYHTDCDVYGKCGEFGICNSTKRPICSCLKGFKPRNAEEWSRGNWSSGCLRTTPLQCQRDNNNGSGADQGDDGFLEMKMIKVPAFPDRSSTVNGECKDQCLKNCSCVAYAYDSGIGCMMWSGDLIDVQESSRGVDLYIRLPASELDKGKSSKVIVITTVIGGIVVITISALFLRCRMLKHKGRNNKQKHIKHQFCSEKI from the exons ATGGGAAAAACTATTAGCTGCTCTGTTTTACTATCTTTAATGTCTTGCTTTTACTTGCTATTTGCCACTGCTTTAGACACCATAACACCATCAAAATCCATCAAAGACCCTGAATTTATAATCTCCCGGAATGGTACTTTCCGATTGGGATTCTTCAGCTTGGCTAACTCCAGCAATCGTTATGTAGGGATATTGTACCATCAAATCCCCGTACAAACTGTTGTATGGGTGGCAAATAGAAACAGGCCTCTCAATGACTCTTCTGGGATTCTCAACATATCAGATGATGGCAACCTTGTTGTTTTGAATGGCAAAACTGAGATTCTTTGGTCATCAAATGTTACCAATACAGCTCCTAATGCAACAACTGCCCAGCTTTCAGACTTCGGAAACCTCGTCCTCAGTAATGGTGACGACGCAGGAAGCAGCTTATGGGAGAGTTTTCAACACCCTCGTAATGCCTTCATTGAAACTATGGAGATCAGCACTGATGTTAAAAAGGGTCGAAAAGTGGAGATCAAATCATGGAGAAGCCATGATGATCCATCTgatggtaacttttcttttggtatTGAACCGTTCAATATCCCAGAGTTTGTCATTTGGAACAATAACCAGCTCTATTTTCGTAGTGGTCCATGGAATGGAAATATGTTTATTGGCTTAATACTTCCGACCGTCGCTTTCTCTTGGTTTTCTGTTGTTTCAGATAATCAACAACAAAAGTTTTATATAGGTTATGAAGATTCTAATCACAATATGTTGACATACTGTGAATTAGATTCTCAAGGAAAATTCAATGAACGGAGATGGGATGCGGGGAAAGGGAACTGGATAAAGAGTTACTCTATTTATCATACAGATTGTGATGTTTATGGGAAGTGTGGGGAATTTGGGATATGCAATTCAACGAAAAGACCCATTTGCAGTTGCTTAAAGGGGTTTAAGCCGAGGAATGCAGAGGAATGGAGTAGAGGTAATTGGAGTAGTGGGTGTCTTAGGACTACCCCTTTGCAGTGCCAAAGGGATAACAACAATGGGAGTGGAGCAGACCAAGGTGATGATGGGTTTTTGGAGATGAAGATGATAAAAGTGCCCGCATTTCCAGATCGGTCATCAACAGTTAACGGCGAATGCAAAGATCAATGCTTGAAGAATTGTTCGTGCGTGGCTTATGCGTATGATTCCGGCATTGGTTGCATGATGTGGAGTGGAGATTTGATTGATGTCCAGGAATCCAGTCGCGGAGTCGATCTTTACATTCGTCTGCCAGCTTCGGAACTGG ATAAAGGGAAAAGTAGTAAGGTCATTGTCATTACAACAGTAATTGGGGGCATAGTAGTTATCACAATTTCTGCACTCTTCTTACGGTGTAGGATGCTTAAACATAAAg GAAGAAATAATAAGCAAAAACACATCAAACACCAATTTTGTAGTGAAAAAATATAG